A single window of Tetrapisispora phaffii CBS 4417 chromosome 16, complete genome DNA harbors:
- the TPHA0P00140 gene encoding SelT/SelW/SelH family protein (ancestral locus Anc_8.3), whose amino-acid sequence MSFPKIDVLFCTKCKWNLRAAWYAQELLQTFDDKLGQVALVPAETGEFKILAYETKQDYIDDKAVTLWDRKVDGGFPDSKFLKQRAKQLVFRDSVKVGAHIERVTATQGLVSEDSTARNGQYSSDNSKQCTECQDN is encoded by the coding sequence ATGTCGTTCCCTAAGATAGATGTACTGTTTTGCACCAAATGCAAATGGAACCTTAGAGCTGCGTGGTACGCTCAGGAGCTGTTGCAAACCTTCGATGACAAGCTGGGCCAAGTGGCTCTTGTACCAGCAGAAACCGGGGAGTTCAAAATTCTGGCTTACGAAACAAAGCAAGATTATATCGATGATAAGGCAGTGACTCTGTGGGACAGGAAAGTAGATGGAGGGTTTCCTGACAGCaagtttttaaaacaaagaGCGAAACAGTTGGTGTTTCGTGATTCAGTGAAAGTAGGTGCCCACATCGAACGAGTCACCGCGACACAAGGTTTGGTATCGGAGGACAGTACGGCTAGAAATGGTCAATACAGCTCAGATAATTCAAAGCAATGCACAGAATGTCAAgataattga
- the TPHA0P00150 gene encoding uncharacterized protein (similar to Saccharomyces cerevisiae SIC1 (YLR079W); ancestral locus Anc_8.5): MMEPSTPPRSSAAQFETPREHRANGPVTPAEGRRPLQFNLKASLLPPPVQQQQLKSPEYTPRRGSIKRRLGHEESVQMGAGSNLFGKLAEATLDQKLHKTCPGTPSHKIIADHNIEDYVQAPRPDDADDDDFEDVVQAPLANPFANESTLTKEDYRRRHEQLLTDHPELQSTITYCNKDGDVVKQKTLTQEEQDRFKPKKLFADQLDK; encoded by the coding sequence ATGATGGAACCTTCTACCCCCCCAAGATCAAGTGCGGCGCAGTTTGAGACGCCAAGAGAACACAGGGCCAACGGGCCCGTCACGCCTGCCGAGGGCAGGCGTCCGTTGCAGTTTAACTTGAAGGCCTCGCTGCTGCCTCCACCGGtgcagcagcagcagctgAAGTCGCCGGAGTACACACCAAGGCGCGGTTCGATCAAGCGCAGACTGGGCCACGAGGAGAGCGTCCAGATGGGCGCCGGCAGCAATCTGTTTGGGAAGCTCGCAGAGGCTACCCTCGACCAGAAACTGCACAAGACATGCCCAGGCACCCCGTCGCATAAGATCATCGCCGATCATAATATCGAGGACTACGTGCAAGCACCCAGACCGGACGACGCCGACGACGACGACTTCGAAGACGTCGTCCAGGCTCCCCTAGCGAACCCATTCGCTAACGAGAGCACGCTGACTAAAGAGGACTATAGAAGACGTCATGAACAGCTGCTGACAGACCATCCGGAACTACAGAGTACGATAACGTACTGCAACAAGGATGGCGATGTGGTCAAGCAGAAGACCCTGACGCAAGAAGAACAGGATCGGTTCAAACCAAAAAAACTGTTTGCAGACCAATTGGACAAATAG
- the RFU1 gene encoding Rfu1p (similar to Saccharomyces cerevisiae YLR073C; ancestral locus Anc_8.13), with translation MAVVGSPKHPLSGPGSMRTAALRTDATNYKFNPQMPLRVYLKICVDMLNRAQDEFQAGNVNAAYMYYFRYVDLVTNKLARHPHCMAGASQVGHETYIHRQEYLQLVKLELPCVMRIVEDLQRKIDVAHEKSQLSLAKNIAKTKQHAQAQGTFKLPSNFNENKFNQSLSFLNNSAIETITPKQEAKVGSNSASNSKTASATADDKALIYPELPQLNTASY, from the coding sequence ATGGCGGTGGTGGGCAGTCCCAAACACCCATTGAGCGGTCCAGGAAGCATGAGGACGGCGGCTTTGAGGACAGATGCCACGAACTACAAGTTCAATCCGCAGATGCCATTGCGAGTGTATCTCAAGATATGTGTGGACATGCTGAACAGGGCCCAGGATGAGTTCCAAGCTGGGAACGTGAATGCTGCATACATGTACTATTTCAGGTACGTTGACCTAGTCACCAACAAGTTGGCAAGACATCCACATTGCATGGCCGGCGCCTCGCAGGTGGGTCACGAAACATACATTCACCGACAGGAGTACTTGCAGTTGGTGAAGTTGGAGCTGCCTTGTGTCATGCGGATTGTCGAGGACCTGCAAAGGAAGATCGACGTCGCCCATGAGAAGAGCCAATTGTCCCTGGCGAAGAACATTGCCAAGACGAAACAGCATGCGCAAGCACAAGGCACCTTCAAACTTCCGTCCAACTTCAATGAGAACAAGTTCAATCAGTCCCTCTCGTTCCTGAACAATTCCGCCATCGAAACTATAACACCAAAGCAAGAGGCAAAGGTCGGCAGCAATAGCGCTAGCAACAGCAAGACAGCTTCTGCAACGGCAGATGATAAAGCCCTCATATACCCTGAGCTGCCCCAGCTAAATACAGCATCCTACTGA
- the TPHA0P00170 gene encoding GRAM and VASt domain-containing protein (similar to Saccharomyces cerevisiae YFL042C and YLR072W; ancestral locus Anc_8.14), producing the protein MSEGLKSDREGELVDVNAVVDETQTTNDVVDNDSQNDEGAASVSGDVEVKEPQSPSVSSPSFIQMFSPFSYGKSADSLGNIKEENVDGKYGNLDGGSGSKPTSPVIISHRRQPSGNVRKNSKRTNSIDSAMQAADSTSVTVSRKTSNVSVKDIATAVETPLSINTDVAESKKVDDNDQESLEPLKSSTSKQHTYSDDKYKDTDFKYASESRNIEFHEVFKTTPLKDRLLDEYHCTLSREFLYQGKLYISENYLCFNSSILGWVSKLVIPFKDIIFVEKTSAAGLFPNAISIETTMGKTQFNGFSSRDETFALLKEVWARVLIEDGEINSNSSRELRLKNDSKESFSESNALIIDRAINSIDEKTPDSDISRLQESDVTININKFKKNSGYTYKGPYVGETKTKSFETEGNEHALVDIPIDVAPGLAFKALFDDNITNFWTDFAAYSGDSFEYSEIPRFDKTDKEGHQYREYEYMKKLNYSVGPSSTKCYAKTTIIHLDYEDYIEVVNCVSTPDVPSGGSFNTMTRFIFVWDGQASTTSRFKVSFWVDWIGSSWIKSLVESSCQSGLSANFEKMKGFIVDYIHNIVSPQLMSLEMACGGTESDAASSVVNSESKTVFDMEYMGNIELQVNQLRDTCSRMQKDIRMLTRLIFALLVFIVAEVLLRK; encoded by the coding sequence ATGTCTGAAGGATTAAAAAGTGATCGAGAAGGTGAGTTGGTAGACGTTAATGCTGTTGTCGATGAGACTCAAACGACGAATGATGTGGTTGATAATGATAGTCAAAACGATGAGGGCGCTGCAAGTGTGAGTGGCGATGTCGAGGTTAAGGAGCCACAGAGTCCCTCTGTGTCTTCACCTTCTTTTATTCAGATGTTTTCGCCTTTCTCGTATGGGAAATCGGCTGATAGTTTAGGAAACATTAAGGAAGAGAATGTCGATGGGAAGTATGGGAACCTGGACGGTGGCTCTGGAAGCAAACCTACTTCTCCAGTGATTATTTCTCATAGGAGACAACCTTCTGGGAATGTCCGTAAGAACTCCAAGAGAACGAACAGTATCGATAGTGCGATGCAGGCCGCTGATTCTACGAGTGTCACGGTCTCTCGTAAGACATCAAATGTGTCAGTCAAGGATATTGCTACTGCAGTAGAGACACctttatcaattaatacCGATGTTGCTGAGAGCAAGAAGGTAGATGACAACGATCAAGAGTCTTTGGAGCCTTTAAAATCGTCCACCAGTAAGCAACATACTTACTCCgatgataaatataaagatacGGATTTTAAGTATGCATCTGAGTCAAGGAACATCGAGTTTCACGAAGTGTTTAAGACAACTCCACTGAAAGATAGACTATTGGACGAATATCATTGTACTTTGAGTAGGGAATTCTTGTATCAAGGTAAACTATACATCTCAGAGAATTATTTGTGTTTCAATTCTAGTATTCTAGGATGGGTTTCCAAACTAGTTATTCCGTTTAAGgatataatatttgttgAGAAGACATCAGCTGCAGGTCTGTTTCCAAATGCTATCTCTATCGAGACTACAATGGGGAAGACACAATTTAATGGGTTTTCTTCCCGTGACGAAACTTTTGCATTGTTAAAGGAAGTTTGGGCTCGAGTGTTAATAGAAGATGGcgaaataaattcaaattctaGTAGAGAATTaagattgaaaaatgaCTCCAAAGAAAGTTTCTCAGAAAGTAATGCATTAATAATCGATAGAGCTATTAATTCCATTGATGAAAAGACACCTGATAGTGACATCTCGAGGTTACAAGAGAGTGATGTTacaattaatatcaataagtttaaaaaaaattccGGCTACACATACAAAGGACCATATGTTGGTGAGACAAAGACTAAATCATTCGAAACCGAAGGCAACGAACATGCATTGGTTGATATCCCTATAGATGTTGCTCCGGGACTTGCATTTAAAGCATTATTTGACGACAATATCACTAACTTTTGGACAGATTTTGCTGCCTACAGTGGTGATTCGTTTGAGTATTCTGAGATTCCTCGTTTTGATAAAACTGACAAAGAAGGTCATCAATATAGggaatatgaatatatgaAAAAACTTAATTACTCGGTAGGCCCAAGTTCAACGAAGTGTTATGCCAAGACAACGATTATCCATTTAGATTATGAAGATTACATCGAAGTTGTAAATTGTGTGTCGACACCTGACGTCCCTAGTGGTGGGAGCTTCAATACCATGACACGTTTTATCTTTGTCTGGGATGGACAAGCATCCACCACGAGTAGATTTAAAGTCTCGTTCTGGGTTGATTGGATTGGAAGCAGCTGGATAAAGAGCCTTGTGGAGAGCAGTTGTCAAAGTGGATTGAGCGCAAATTTCGAGAAGATGAAGGGATTCATTGTGGACTATATCCACAACATTGTGTCGCCACAACTCATGTCATTGGAAATGGCTTGTGGGGGAACTGAATCTGATGCTGCGTCTTCAGTGGTCAATTCTGAAAGTAAAACGGTATTCGATATGGAATACATGGGCAATATCGAGTTGCAGGTCAACCAACTCCGGGACACTTGCAGCCGCATGCAAAAGGATATTAGAATGTTAACTAGACTGATATTTGCGTTGCTGGTTTTCATTGTTGCAGAGGTACTTTTGCGTAAGTGA
- the RGR1 gene encoding Rgr1p (similar to Saccharomyces cerevisiae RGR1 (YLR071C); ancestral locus Anc_8.15) yields the protein MPDVVEHTAPPLPHVEINQAPLSMVIRNLTVFTIKELSQFIKTNVHVNTNSQEPSSARKINFLQLVIFLRNQFLKLYVLIKWCRTIKGNNFHVLIDLLNWFRTANMTVNNCIWALKNNLITMTNAKLPNADLTTALEVLSLGRPNLPTHNFKMSGEDSSTVLENGALKIPPKLILRRLYDLNLNISIKLSMMDIPPQMKNYRIKDGRVFITVLDEFEIQLATIDSQHPLFFVDLTLLLNNQYLHLNKPRFEKVINDLLHKTEEPLYELYIFLHKYVVTLKLYLIHIELTSLESNGKFFGGNLVHRYDAKKSVITVRYWLNARMGNKGKITIGIDKESNNLVLRWNNEIARGINALPVVYTNILSNIENILDEVMFNHSHLIRAELLSNGIFQEDEENSDVLLFQIPTTCISVAPVQLKIDLISGIFYFKNSTTLLQSYAQQINKSDSIKELTLVLQRLRLDKITYILQNMFEKTGWVCSKVVELEKPIKSHVNTNRSKDNSFNLLQKDIFISLPNWPTHWYLIITVVSSKTSCIIEKRISKILAVKGKWELKYLEDSSVTANLETITYQKIMNLQRTILHKIINHMLIDSLNQLKIKNKICSSSAISSQLPKYVVDDQSIKEGSIFQSTSQKQNSLGYISVIALELTSFLDNSDTAGQIFESSLLLKIDYGKSQIKLFGKFVIDTMMTKFEPENLNINFIKDDPKAFYLDATFMNMNNIVQYLSKFKNNLMQLVSLTDVVERLRKNFESEHFKILNLQPNEVAFKYFEKSTNEPDCTIKIISNDEVIENLQVQLSPSSPQYIIQKFLDDSHMHFHFIFNYLQFTSSLFTSLDLIQNEKKSGLYQNFTKVTVGLHNLNEYQLMYHNPEAGTKISITIELKIVSHNGQKKIQYYVHFSEDNISTKSLAYPLVHKIRQQVFILDKESKDTTLHKNTVRLVNGIACDATSIEAVLLEIHGILKKDSNISDSGTNITAANLDLGATENADTLKIQNQNTITV from the coding sequence ATGCCAGACGTTGTTGAACATACAGCTCCTCCGTTGCCTCATGTGGAGATCAACCAGGCGCCATTGTCCATGGTTATCAGAAATTTGACGGTATTCACTATTAAAGAGCTATCGCAGTTTATTAAGACGAATGTCCATGTGAACACTAACTCGCAGGAACCTTCCTCTGCCAGGAAGATCAACTTCTTGCAGTtagttatttttttgagaAACCAATTCTTGAAGTTGTACGTTCTGATTAAATGGTGTCGAACCATTAAGGGCAACAATTTTCATGTTCTGATCGATCTATTGAATTGGTTCAGAACAGCAAATATGACAGTGAACAACTGTATCTGGGCATTGAAGAATAATCTGATCACCATGACCAATGCAAAATTGCCCAATGCCGATCTAACCACTGCCTTGGAGGTTTTGAGTCTTGGTAGACCAAATCTACCAACGcataatttcaaaatgagTGGTGAAGATAGTTCGACTGTTTTGGAAAATGGTGCTTTGAAAATTCCCCCAAAGTTGATCCTGAGGAGACTTTAcgatttaaatttaaacatCTCCATTAAACTGTCAATGATGGATATCCCTCCACAAATGAAGAACTATCGAATCAAAGATGGTAGAGTATTTATAACTGTACTGGATGAGtttgaaattcaattaGCTACCATTGATAGCCAACATCCTTTGTTTTTCGTTGATTTGACTCTACtattaaataatcaatatttgcATTTGAACAAACCAAGATTCGAAAAGGTTATCAACGACCTTCTGCATAAGACTGAAGAGCCATTATACGAACTGTACATTTTCTTACATAAATATGTGGTCACATTAAAATTGTATTTAATTCACATAGAGTTAACTAGCTTGGAGAGTAATGGTAAGTTTTTTGGTGGTAACTTGGTACATAGATATGATGCTAAAAAGAGTGTCATTACAGTTCGTTATTGGTTGAATGCTAGAATGGGTAATAAAGGAAAAATAACGATCGGTATAGACAAAGAATCTAACAATCTGGTATTGCGTTGGAATAATGAAATAGCAAGAGGCATCAACGCATTGCCTGTAGTATACACGAATATTTTGTCGAATATCGAAAACATCCTCGATGAAGTGATGTTTAATCATTCACATCTCATTAGAGctgaattattatcaaatggaatatttcaagaagatgaagagaACTCGGATGTGTTGTTGTTCCAAATACCAACCACTTGCATATCTGTCGCTCCAGTACAATTGAAAATCGACCTGATCAGCGGtatcttttatttcaaaaattcaacCACTTTATTACAATCTTATGCTCAGCAAATAAACAAATCTGACTCCATTAAAGAACTAACTTTAGTTCTTCAAAGATTAAGATTGGATAAAATAACATATATACTTCAGAACATGTTTGAAAAAACTGGCTGGGTTTGCAGTAAAGTTGTGGAATTAGAAAAACCAATCAAATCTCATGTTAATACCAATCGTTCTAAagataattcttttaatctGCTacaaaaagatatattcaTATCTTTACCAAATTGGCCTACTCATTGGTATTTGATTATTACTGTAGTGTCATCTAAGACTTCATGTATTATTGAGAAAAGAATTAGTAAAATATTAGCGGTAAAAGGTAAATGGGAATTAAAATATCTCGAAGATTCAAGTGTAACGGCAAATTTAGAGACGATAACTTATCagaaaattatgaattTACAAAGAACCATATTACATAAGATAATTAACCACATGCTGATTGATTCTTTGAACcaattgaagataaagaatAAGATTTGTTCATCATCTGCAATATCAAGCCAGCTGCCAAAATATGTTGTTGACGATCAAAGTATCAAGGAAGGTTCTATATTTCAAAGCACTTCTCAGAAACAGAACTCTTTGGGCTATATATCAGTGATTGCTTTAGAATTGACATCATTCTTAGATAATTCGGATACAGCTGGTCAAATATTCGAAAGCTCATTACTCTTAAAGATAGATTACGGAAAATCTcaaatcaaattatttgGTAAATTTGTGATCGATACCATGATGACCAAATTTGAACCTGAGAATTTAAAcatcaatttcattaagGATGATCCAAAGGCTTTCTATTTAGACGCAACTTTTATGAACATGAACAATATAGTTCAATATTTGAGTAAATTCAAGAACAATTTAATGCAGTTAGTTAGTTTAACCGATGTTGTTGAACGTTTGCGTAAAAATTTCGAATCAGAGCACTTCAAAATTCTAAACTTACAACCAAATGAAGTTGCCTTCAAATATTTCGAGAAATCGACAAATGAACCAGATTGTACgattaaaatcatttccAATGACGAGGTAATAGAAAACTTACAAGTTCAATTATCACCTTCAAGTCCCCAATATATAATACAGAAGTTTTTGGACGACAGCCACATGCATTTccattttatatttaactaCTTACAGTTTACATCATCCTTATTCACATCGCTAGATTTGATTCAAAACGAAAAGAAGTCTGGCTTGTACCAAAACTTCACTAAGGTGACAGTGGGTCTCCATAATTTGAATGAGTACCAACTGATGTATCACAACCCTGAAGCCGGTACCAAAATATCAATCACAATAGAGCTTAAGATCGTATCCCATAATGGCCAAAAGAAGATCCAATACTATGTTCACTTCTCCGAGGACAACATATCTACCAAATCGTTGGCGTATCCGCTCGTGCACAAGATTCGTCAACAAGTATTCATTCTAGATAAGGAATCAAAGGATACCACACTACATAAAAACACAGTTAGACTAGTGAACGGTATTGC